From the genome of Mycobacterium dioxanotrophicus, one region includes:
- a CDS encoding sarcosine oxidase subunit gamma: MADTLYRQSPLQDWHSRFAELPPSAQLAEEPFVTMVDLWVDPAGAGAAAAAGVLGVDALPTTPSTAVDGADATVIWFGPDEWLVTSTDRAGEELEAQLRDAVAEHDGAAVDVSAQRTTLRLRGEHARDVLAKGCSLDLHPSAFAPGAAAQTMLGLAAVVLIPLADNGTDYRILVRSSFARYLAEWLVDAAGEYAITW, from the coding sequence ATGGCTGACACCCTGTACCGCCAAAGCCCTCTGCAGGACTGGCATTCTCGGTTCGCCGAGCTGCCGCCCTCGGCCCAGCTCGCGGAGGAGCCGTTCGTCACCATGGTCGATCTGTGGGTCGACCCCGCCGGCGCCGGCGCCGCCGCAGCGGCCGGGGTTCTCGGAGTCGACGCGCTGCCCACCACCCCGTCGACGGCGGTGGACGGCGCGGATGCCACGGTGATCTGGTTCGGGCCCGACGAATGGCTCGTCACCTCCACCGACCGGGCCGGCGAGGAGCTGGAAGCACAGCTGCGGGACGCGGTCGCCGAGCACGACGGCGCAGCCGTCGACGTCTCGGCCCAGCGCACGACGCTGCGGTTGCGCGGGGAGCATGCCCGCGACGTGCTGGCCAAGGGCTGCTCGCTGGATCTGCACCCTTCGGCCTTCGCGCCGGGCGCCGCCGCGCAGACCATGCTCGGGCTTGCCGCTGTCGTGCTGATTCCCTTGGCCGACAACGGAACCGACTACCGCATCCTGGTGCGGTCGTCATTCGCCCGCTACCTCGCCGAGTGGCTCGTCGACGCTGCAGGCGAGTACGCGATCACCTGGTAG
- a CDS encoding alpha/beta fold hydrolase, which translates to MDLAVPEVNFTARWARGGLGGFIDDEAFDDYLRAYRAGMAQLPDCEMVDLPTTFGTVRAYRFAGPGDGPPVVLLPGRNAATPMYRTNLTSLRARRTIYGIDLLGEAGLSVQHKEIRTAADQARWLDDALAGLELPRAHLLGVSIGGWTATNCAVHHPDRIASLTLLDPVFTFARIPVKTMLASVLMYAPGVPETLRRRVLSWIAGGADIEADAESELISAGSGDFALRTPMPTLFTDAQLRSLPVPVLALIAGRSVMLDPDRASARARQLLPHGQVETWAQASHAINGEYPDEIAERAGRFWDEVDASS; encoded by the coding sequence ATGGATCTGGCGGTACCGGAAGTCAATTTCACGGCACGCTGGGCCCGCGGTGGTCTCGGCGGGTTCATCGACGACGAGGCGTTCGATGACTATCTGCGCGCCTACCGCGCCGGCATGGCCCAACTACCCGACTGTGAAATGGTCGATTTACCAACCACATTCGGCACGGTGCGGGCGTACCGGTTCGCGGGGCCGGGCGACGGCCCGCCGGTCGTGCTGTTGCCGGGACGCAACGCCGCCACGCCGATGTACCGGACCAACCTGACGTCGTTACGGGCACGGCGCACGATCTACGGCATCGACCTGCTCGGCGAGGCCGGACTATCGGTGCAGCACAAGGAGATCCGCACGGCGGCCGACCAGGCGCGCTGGCTCGACGACGCCCTTGCCGGTCTGGAACTGCCGCGCGCTCACCTGCTCGGGGTGTCGATCGGTGGCTGGACCGCGACGAATTGCGCGGTGCACCACCCGGATCGGATCGCCTCGCTGACGTTGCTCGACCCGGTGTTCACCTTTGCCCGCATACCCGTCAAGACCATGCTGGCCTCGGTGCTCATGTATGCACCCGGGGTGCCCGAGACGCTGCGGCGTCGGGTGCTCAGTTGGATAGCCGGTGGCGCAGACATCGAAGCGGACGCCGAATCCGAGCTGATCTCGGCCGGATCCGGAGATTTCGCACTCCGCACGCCGATGCCCACGCTGTTCACCGATGCACAGCTGCGCTCACTGCCGGTTCCCGTGCTGGCCTTGATCGCCGGCCGCAGCGTCATGCTCGACCCGGATCGGGCGTCGGCGCGGGCACGTCAACTGCTGCCGCACGGGCAGGTCGAAACGTGGGCGCAGGCGTCACATGCCATCAATGGCGAGTATCCGGACGAGATCGCGGAGCGTGCGGGCCGGTTCTGGGATGAGGTGGACGCGTCGTCCTGA
- the glmS gene encoding glutamine--fructose-6-phosphate transaminase (isomerizing) codes for MCGIVGYVGVRPARDIVVDALRRMEYRGYDSAGIALVDGEGGLTVRRRAGRLVNLETALAETDDDLLTGSTGLGHTRWATHGRPTDRNAHPHRDAAGKIAVVHNGIIENFAGLRAELEAAGVEFASDTDTEVAVHLVARQYAQGDTAGDFPASVLAVLQRLEGHFTLVFANADDPGTIVAARRSTPLVVGVGEGEMFVGSDVAAFIEHTRDAVELGQDQAVVITADSYRITDFYGNTDVDYREFHIDWDLDAAEKGGYDYFMLKEIAEQPAAVADTLLGHFVDDRIVLDEQRLSDQELREIDKVFIVACGTAYHSGLLAKYAIEHWTRLPVEVELASEFRYRDPVLDRSTLVIAISQSGETADTLEAVRHAKTQKAKVLAICNTNGSQIPREADAVLYTRAGPEIGVAATKTFLAQIAANYLVGLALAQARGTKYPDEVRREYHVLESMPALVKRVLAGIEPVGQLAQQFALSSAVLFLGRHVGYPVALEGALKLKELAYMHAEGFAAGELKHGPIALIEEDLPVIVVMPSPKNAQMLHAKLLSNIREIQARGAITIVIAEEGDDTVRPYADHLIEIPSVSTLFQPLLSTIPLQVFAAGVARARGYDVDKPRNLAKSVTVE; via the coding sequence ATGTGTGGAATCGTCGGCTACGTCGGGGTGCGCCCGGCCCGCGACATCGTGGTCGACGCGCTGCGCCGCATGGAGTATCGGGGCTACGACTCGGCAGGGATCGCGCTGGTCGACGGCGAGGGCGGCTTGACGGTACGTCGGCGCGCCGGTCGGTTGGTCAACCTGGAGACGGCGCTCGCCGAGACCGACGATGACCTGTTGACCGGCAGCACCGGCCTCGGCCACACCCGCTGGGCGACCCACGGCAGGCCCACCGACCGCAACGCGCACCCGCACCGCGACGCCGCGGGCAAGATCGCCGTGGTCCACAACGGCATCATCGAGAACTTCGCCGGCCTGCGTGCCGAGCTGGAAGCCGCCGGGGTCGAGTTCGCCAGCGACACCGACACCGAGGTGGCCGTTCATCTGGTGGCCCGACAGTACGCCCAGGGCGACACTGCCGGCGACTTCCCGGCCTCGGTTCTGGCGGTGCTGCAGCGCCTGGAAGGCCACTTCACGCTGGTGTTCGCCAACGCCGACGATCCGGGCACCATCGTGGCGGCGCGCCGGTCCACGCCGCTGGTGGTCGGTGTCGGCGAGGGCGAGATGTTCGTCGGGTCCGACGTCGCGGCCTTCATCGAGCACACCCGGGACGCTGTCGAGCTGGGCCAGGACCAGGCTGTCGTGATCACCGCCGACAGCTACCGGATCACCGACTTCTACGGCAACACCGATGTCGACTACCGGGAATTCCACATCGACTGGGATCTCGATGCCGCCGAGAAGGGTGGCTACGACTACTTCATGCTCAAGGAGATCGCCGAGCAACCGGCGGCCGTCGCCGACACCCTGCTGGGCCACTTCGTCGACGACCGCATCGTCCTCGACGAACAGCGCTTGAGCGATCAGGAGCTGCGCGAGATCGACAAGGTGTTCATCGTCGCGTGCGGTACCGCCTACCACTCCGGCCTGCTGGCCAAGTACGCCATCGAGCACTGGACGCGGCTGCCCGTCGAGGTCGAGCTCGCCAGCGAGTTCCGTTACCGCGATCCCGTGCTGGACCGCAGCACACTGGTGATCGCGATCTCGCAGTCCGGTGAGACCGCCGACACGCTCGAGGCGGTGCGGCACGCCAAGACGCAGAAGGCCAAGGTGCTGGCCATCTGCAACACCAACGGCAGCCAGATTCCGCGCGAGGCCGACGCCGTGCTCTACACGCGTGCCGGGCCGGAGATCGGCGTGGCGGCCACCAAGACCTTCCTGGCCCAGATTGCTGCGAATTACCTGGTCGGGCTGGCGCTCGCACAAGCACGGGGCACCAAGTACCCCGACGAGGTGCGGCGCGAGTACCACGTGCTGGAGTCCATGCCGGCTCTGGTGAAGCGGGTGCTGGCCGGTATCGAGCCGGTGGGCCAGTTGGCGCAGCAGTTCGCGCTGTCGTCGGCGGTGCTGTTCCTGGGGCGGCACGTCGGCTACCCGGTCGCGTTGGAAGGTGCGCTCAAGCTCAAAGAGCTGGCGTACATGCACGCCGAAGGCTTCGCGGCCGGTGAGCTCAAGCACGGCCCGATCGCGCTGATCGAGGAAGACCTCCCGGTCATCGTGGTGATGCCGTCGCCCAAGAACGCGCAGATGTTGCACGCCAAGCTGCTCAGCAACATCCGGGAGATCCAGGCCCGCGGTGCCATCACCATCGTCATCGCCGAAGAGGGCGACGACACGGTGCGGCCGTATGCCGATCACCTGATCGAGATACCGTCGGTGTCAACGCTTTTCCAGCCGTTGCTGTCGACCATTCCGTTGCAGGTGTTCGCTGCCGGGGTGGCCCGGGCCCGCGGATACGACGTCGACAAACCGCGCAACCTGGCCAAGTCCGTCACCGTCGAATAG
- a CDS encoding dienelactone hydrolase family protein translates to MASTKKLLSALTRRGPHRVLRGDLAFAGVPGVVYTPEAGLNLPGVAFGHDWLAKAENYARTLEHLASWGIVAAAPSTEAGVAPSVLNFAFDLGATLDIVSGVRLGPGKISVHPAKRGLVGHGFGGSAAVFAAAGLASGPQAPKAVAALFPTVTKPHAEQPAATLKVPGLILASTGDPLNLRSNAAELAAAWHTATLRTVDKAESAGLVEGRKLSRFIGLPGPDRGTQKVVRALLTGYLLATLAGDKTYRDFADPEVALPRTAFADPDAPAVQLEDKVAALLKG, encoded by the coding sequence GTGGCCAGCACCAAGAAGCTCCTCAGCGCGTTGACCCGCCGCGGACCGCACCGCGTACTGCGCGGTGACCTGGCATTCGCCGGCGTTCCCGGTGTCGTATACACGCCCGAGGCCGGCCTGAATCTGCCCGGCGTGGCGTTCGGTCACGACTGGCTGGCGAAGGCCGAGAACTACGCCCGCACCCTGGAACATCTGGCGTCCTGGGGCATCGTCGCCGCAGCCCCCAGCACCGAAGCCGGCGTGGCGCCCTCGGTGCTCAACTTCGCCTTCGATCTGGGCGCGACCCTGGACATTGTCAGCGGCGTGCGGCTGGGCCCCGGCAAGATCAGTGTGCACCCGGCCAAGCGGGGCCTGGTCGGCCACGGTTTCGGCGGATCGGCGGCGGTGTTCGCGGCGGCCGGGCTGGCGTCCGGTCCGCAGGCTCCGAAGGCGGTGGCCGCGCTGTTCCCCACGGTCACCAAGCCGCACGCAGAGCAACCCGCGGCGACGCTCAAGGTCCCCGGCCTGATCCTCGCCTCCACCGGCGACCCGCTCAACCTCCGCTCCAATGCGGCCGAGCTGGCCGCGGCGTGGCATACAGCGACGCTGCGGACCGTCGACAAGGCCGAGTCCGCCGGCCTGGTGGAGGGCCGCAAGCTCAGCCGGTTCATCGGCCTGCCCGGCCCGGACCGCGGCACGCAGAAGGTGGTCCGGGCGCTGCTCACCGGGTATCTGCTGGCCACGCTGGCCGGTGACAAGACCTACCGCGACTTCGCCGACCCGGAGGTGGCGCTGCCGCGCACCGCGTTCGCCGATCCCGACGCCCCGGCGGTCCAGCTGGAGGACAAGGTCGCCGCCCTGCTGAAGGGCTGA
- a CDS encoding LLM class F420-dependent oxidoreductase has protein sequence MRTGIFLNYAGGFKEAADQVVELEKVGIDIALVPEAYSYDAISQLGYLAAKTSTIELGTGVVPIYTRTPSLLAMTAAGVDYVSDGRFRLGIGTSGPQVMEGFHGVPFDAPLGRTREVVEICRQVWRREDVNYTGKHYQLPLPADRGTGLGKSLHLINHPVRERIPITIAALGPKNVQLTAEIAEGWQPVFYYPEKAEDVWGDALRAGAAKRDPELGPLDVMVSASLAIGDDVDDRLAWAKPQLALYIGGMGARGKNFYHNLATRYGFGDVADHIQDLYLAGKKAEAVAAVPDELVHNVSLVGPTGFVKERLAAYAEAGVTTMLVHPLATSDAETVRFCEELVSLTR, from the coding sequence ATGCGGACGGGCATCTTTCTGAACTACGCGGGCGGCTTCAAAGAGGCTGCCGATCAGGTCGTCGAACTGGAGAAGGTGGGCATCGACATCGCCCTGGTGCCCGAGGCCTACTCGTACGACGCCATCAGCCAGCTGGGCTACCTGGCCGCCAAGACCTCGACCATCGAGCTCGGCACCGGCGTGGTGCCGATCTATACCCGCACTCCGTCGCTGCTGGCGATGACGGCCGCAGGCGTGGACTACGTCTCCGATGGCCGCTTCCGGCTCGGCATCGGCACCTCGGGGCCCCAGGTCATGGAGGGCTTCCACGGCGTTCCCTTCGACGCGCCGCTGGGCCGCACCCGCGAGGTGGTCGAGATCTGTCGCCAGGTGTGGCGGCGCGAGGACGTCAACTACACCGGCAAGCATTACCAGCTACCCCTGCCCGCCGACCGTGGCACCGGGCTCGGAAAATCCCTCCACCTGATCAATCACCCTGTGCGTGAACGTATTCCGATCACCATCGCAGCGCTTGGCCCCAAGAACGTCCAGCTGACCGCCGAGATAGCCGAGGGTTGGCAGCCCGTCTTCTACTACCCCGAGAAGGCCGAGGACGTCTGGGGCGACGCGCTGCGCGCCGGTGCTGCCAAACGCGACCCGGAACTCGGACCACTCGACGTGATGGTCAGTGCGAGCCTGGCCATCGGCGACGACGTGGACGACCGGCTGGCCTGGGCGAAACCCCAACTGGCCCTGTACATCGGCGGGATGGGCGCGCGCGGCAAGAACTTCTACCACAACCTGGCCACCCGGTACGGATTCGGCGACGTCGCCGACCACATCCAGGATCTGTACCTGGCAGGCAAGAAGGCCGAGGCCGTCGCGGCCGTACCCGACGAGCTGGTGCACAACGTATCACTGGTCGGGCCAACGGGATTCGTGAAGGAACGACTCGCGGCCTACGCCGAGGCGGGCGTGACCACGATGCTGGTACATCCACTGGCCACGTCCGACGCCGAGACCGTGCGGTTCTGCGAAGAACTGGTGTCGCTGACGCGGTAG
- a CDS encoding mycofactocin-coupled SDR family oxidoreductase, which produces MGQLDGQVAFITGVARGQGRSHALTLAREGADIIGLDLCAKPSTTAYAGATHEDLQETIRLVKETGRQIVAEVADTRDYEQVEAVFKRGIEQFGRVDIVLPNAGICSGAKTWEITPDAWREMVEINLNGVFHTVKAAIPTMIAAGRGGSIVFTGSTEAIKGAENISSYAASKHGVTGLMTSLARELGQYNIRVNSVNPTCVDTHMINNDFVYGLFRPDLDKPTREDVIDTFAGTHILPVPWIQPQDVSNAILYLVTEPGRYITATPLVIDAGFIVKS; this is translated from the coding sequence ATGGGACAGCTCGACGGGCAAGTTGCCTTCATCACCGGTGTCGCACGCGGCCAGGGCCGCTCGCACGCCCTGACCCTTGCCCGCGAGGGCGCCGACATCATCGGACTTGACCTGTGCGCCAAGCCCTCCACCACCGCCTACGCCGGCGCCACCCATGAGGATCTGCAGGAAACCATCCGGCTGGTCAAGGAGACGGGCCGCCAGATCGTCGCGGAGGTCGCCGACACCCGCGACTACGAGCAGGTCGAGGCCGTCTTCAAGCGGGGCATCGAGCAGTTCGGCCGGGTCGACATCGTGTTGCCGAACGCCGGAATCTGTTCGGGCGCCAAGACCTGGGAGATCACGCCGGACGCCTGGCGAGAAATGGTGGAGATCAACCTCAACGGCGTCTTCCACACCGTCAAGGCCGCGATACCGACGATGATCGCCGCCGGTCGCGGTGGCAGCATCGTCTTCACCGGTTCCACCGAGGCCATCAAGGGGGCCGAGAACATCTCGTCGTACGCGGCCTCCAAGCACGGGGTCACCGGGTTGATGACCTCGCTGGCACGGGAGTTGGGCCAGTACAACATTCGGGTCAACTCGGTGAATCCGACCTGCGTGGACACCCACATGATCAACAACGACTTCGTGTACGGCCTGTTCCGTCCGGACCTCGACAAGCCCACCCGCGAAGACGTCATCGACACCTTCGCAGGCACCCACATTCTTCCGGTGCCGTGGATCCAGCCGCAGGACGTCAGCAACGCGATCCTCTACCTGGTGACCGAGCCGGGCCGCTACATCACGGCGACCCCCCTGGTGATCGACGCCGGGTTCATCGTGAAGTCCTGA
- a CDS encoding LacI family DNA-binding transcriptional regulator has translation MVTMKDVAKAAGVSQAAVSYAFSGSPKVSAGQRDQILAVAADLGYHGPSIAGASLRSGRMGTVGVIIPGSLALAVEDPSTALLLKGIVEAGELADVALTLLPADGTATDPARSPHSGALRGLVDGVVMHCLPDAHPVVAAILARGIPAVAIDSPQVPHLPYVTVDHHAAGMVQANHLLAQGHRRIGIITDRLGPGPRPGFHLPAAIPAATERYLRERLTGVLSACRAAAIPDADIAIVESAGIDRQSGLVAAEQLVAGFGPTAVLATSDVHAAAALRVLADNGIPVPHHASVIGFDDAPIADLLGLTTIRQPLVDKGRTAATILLDLIAGRPRRRSVKPTELIVRTTTGPAPR, from the coding sequence ATGGTGACGATGAAGGACGTCGCGAAGGCCGCGGGTGTATCCCAGGCAGCGGTGTCCTACGCCTTCAGCGGATCGCCGAAAGTCTCTGCCGGACAACGTGACCAGATCCTCGCCGTGGCAGCGGACCTCGGTTACCACGGCCCCAGCATTGCCGGTGCGAGCCTGCGCTCCGGCCGAATGGGCACGGTAGGGGTGATCATCCCCGGTTCACTGGCCCTGGCGGTCGAGGACCCGTCGACCGCGCTGCTGCTCAAGGGCATCGTCGAGGCCGGCGAGCTCGCCGACGTCGCACTCACCTTGCTTCCCGCCGACGGCACCGCGACCGACCCTGCCCGATCGCCGCATTCCGGTGCGTTGCGCGGCCTCGTCGACGGGGTGGTCATGCACTGCCTACCCGATGCCCACCCGGTCGTCGCCGCGATCCTGGCGCGCGGGATCCCGGCGGTCGCAATCGATTCGCCCCAGGTTCCCCACCTGCCCTACGTCACTGTGGATCACCACGCCGCAGGCATGGTTCAGGCGAATCATCTGCTGGCACAGGGACATCGACGCATCGGCATCATCACCGACCGGCTGGGCCCTGGCCCCCGGCCCGGCTTCCACCTACCTGCCGCGATCCCCGCGGCCACCGAACGCTATCTGCGGGAACGGTTGACCGGGGTACTGAGCGCGTGCCGGGCCGCCGCGATACCCGACGCCGATATCGCGATCGTCGAGTCCGCGGGCATCGATCGGCAGAGCGGGCTGGTCGCCGCCGAGCAACTGGTCGCCGGATTCGGGCCCACCGCGGTGCTCGCCACATCCGACGTCCACGCCGCGGCGGCGTTGCGGGTGCTGGCGGACAACGGGATCCCGGTACCGCACCACGCCTCGGTCATCGGGTTCGACGACGCGCCGATCGCCGACCTGCTCGGGCTGACCACCATTCGGCAACCGTTGGTGGACAAGGGCAGAACTGCGGCGACCATTCTGTTGGACCTCATCGCGGGCCGCCCCCGCAGACGTTCGGTGAAGCCCACCGAACTGATCGTGCGCACCACGACCGGTCCCGCCCCGCGCTGA
- a CDS encoding APC family permease, with protein MTVTNGGGGSFSGDDAHLRVLGYEEKFDRKIGMWSNFALGFLYLSPMVGVLSMFTQALTTAGPPSILWLVIAAGGQLLVAMVFGEIVSQFPIAGGLYQWARRLWNGPYAWIMSWIYIAGIVVGCTTTAMFSADFVLALFHSDSNISSTPLQKLIIATIVVLICVALNSTGSKTLATIAKVGLAAEVAGIVVVGLYLLIFARKNNFSVLFDTMGTAHDGDYLSAFVTAAIIGLVLYYGFEACGEVAEETPNPSRTIPRSMMLTVILGGAAALFAFVGYILAAPNLQDIVNGKVANPITAILTDTFGETGTKIFLVIALTSFLACVMGQQAAGSRLIFSFARDDMFPGAHIFKKISGRKVPVNAIVLVASLCICLFVLLYFLPDALFRVAAFQMLAGYFAFQMVVFASLRARAKGWKPGGNWSLGKWGWPVGIGALTYGVLSMIVLARPNGDPSLHFFDRWIALIGFLIVAAVGLIYMVVAKPYRHSTAPEGDAIEIADLLREHRAKHDIEQFAGQVPLAEPDRQAVTATE; from the coding sequence ATGACAGTGACAAACGGCGGGGGTGGGTCGTTCAGCGGCGACGACGCCCATCTGCGCGTGCTGGGCTACGAAGAGAAATTCGACCGGAAGATCGGCATGTGGTCGAACTTCGCGCTCGGGTTCCTCTACCTGTCGCCGATGGTGGGCGTGCTGTCGATGTTCACCCAGGCCCTCACCACGGCCGGGCCACCGTCGATCCTGTGGCTCGTGATCGCCGCAGGCGGACAGCTGTTGGTGGCCATGGTCTTTGGCGAGATCGTCTCGCAATTCCCGATCGCCGGCGGCCTGTACCAGTGGGCGCGGCGCCTGTGGAACGGCCCGTACGCCTGGATCATGTCGTGGATCTACATCGCAGGCATCGTCGTCGGGTGCACCACCACCGCGATGTTCAGTGCCGATTTCGTACTGGCACTGTTCCATTCGGATTCCAACATCTCGTCGACGCCACTGCAGAAGCTGATCATCGCCACCATCGTGGTGCTCATCTGCGTGGCCTTGAACTCGACCGGGTCCAAGACGCTGGCCACCATCGCCAAGGTCGGTTTGGCCGCCGAGGTGGCGGGCATCGTGGTGGTCGGCCTCTACCTGTTGATCTTCGCGCGCAAGAACAACTTCTCGGTGTTGTTCGACACCATGGGCACCGCCCACGACGGTGACTACCTGAGCGCTTTCGTCACCGCCGCGATCATCGGTCTGGTGCTCTACTACGGCTTCGAGGCCTGCGGTGAGGTCGCCGAAGAGACGCCCAACCCGTCGCGCACCATCCCACGCTCGATGATGCTCACCGTGATCCTGGGTGGCGCCGCAGCACTGTTCGCGTTCGTCGGCTACATCCTGGCCGCACCCAATCTGCAGGACATCGTCAACGGCAAGGTCGCCAATCCCATCACGGCGATCCTCACCGATACGTTCGGCGAGACCGGCACCAAGATCTTCCTCGTCATCGCGCTGACCTCCTTCCTGGCGTGCGTCATGGGACAGCAGGCCGCGGGCAGTCGGCTGATCTTCTCCTTCGCCCGTGACGACATGTTCCCTGGCGCCCACATCTTCAAGAAGATCTCCGGTCGCAAGGTTCCGGTGAACGCGATCGTCCTGGTCGCCTCGCTGTGCATCTGCTTGTTCGTGCTGCTGTACTTCCTGCCCGACGCGCTGTTCCGGGTGGCCGCGTTCCAGATGCTGGCCGGCTACTTCGCCTTCCAGATGGTGGTGTTCGCCTCGCTGCGGGCCCGCGCCAAGGGTTGGAAGCCCGGTGGCAACTGGTCGCTCGGCAAGTGGGGCTGGCCGGTGGGTATCGGTGCTCTGACCTACGGCGTGCTGTCGATGATCGTGCTGGCCCGCCCCAACGGCGACCCGAGCCTGCACTTCTTCGATCGCTGGATCGCCTTGATCGGCTTCCTGATCGTCGCCGCCGTCGGTCTGATCTACATGGTCGTGGCCAAGCCCTACCGGCACTCCACTGCGCCGGAGGGTGACGCGATCGAGATCGCCGACCTGCTGCGTGAGCACCGCGCCAAGCACGACATCGAGCAGTTCGCCGGACAGGTGCCGCTGGCCGAGCCCGACCGTCAGGCGGTCACCGCGACCGAGTAG
- a CDS encoding heme-degrading domain-containing protein, with protein MGESTIDWQRLHTTVIAEENALGFERFGHADAWALGSAMVATASGQGYPVAIAISFGEQRVFHAALAGSSATNDDWLDRKFRAVAKHNCSSWALACSIRATGSDYFTEGGYRRENVALAGGAVPLRVQGSLIGAVGVSGLAEEEDHRFVVDALRAFRG; from the coding sequence ATGGGAGAGTCCACGATCGATTGGCAACGGCTGCACACGACGGTGATCGCCGAGGAGAACGCACTGGGTTTCGAGCGATTCGGTCATGCCGACGCCTGGGCGCTCGGCAGCGCGATGGTCGCGACGGCCTCCGGGCAGGGATACCCGGTGGCGATCGCGATCAGTTTCGGTGAGCAGCGCGTGTTCCACGCGGCACTGGCCGGCTCGTCGGCCACGAACGACGACTGGCTCGACCGCAAGTTCCGCGCCGTCGCCAAACACAACTGCTCGTCGTGGGCGCTGGCGTGCTCGATCCGCGCCACCGGATCCGATTACTTCACCGAGGGCGGCTATCGGCGCGAGAACGTCGCGCTGGCCGGTGGAGCGGTGCCGCTGCGGGTGCAGGGATCGCTGATCGGCGCGGTCGGGGTGTCGGGCTTGGCCGAAGAGGAGGATCACCGCTTCGTCGTCGATGCCTTGCGGGCGTTCCGCGGCTGA
- a CDS encoding ThuA domain-containing protein, which produces MTNVLYLYGGWPGHSPYNIAEWTRELVVDELGFDMEESQDIFTLDRDLTGYDLIILGWNNALTTEDLSDSQEDHLLAAVEAGTGVAAWHGAAAAFRSSLRYHLMLGGDFLAHPAGEGYPQPYDVTITDREHDVTNGVNDFPVASEQYYMSVDPNNTVLAETTFSGEHFAWLDGLTSPVAWVRQWGQGRVFYHSVGHAPQDLAGDDVRRLTKQGIAWAARQ; this is translated from the coding sequence GTGACCAACGTTCTGTACCTGTACGGCGGATGGCCCGGCCACAGCCCGTACAACATCGCCGAGTGGACCCGCGAACTGGTGGTCGACGAACTGGGCTTCGACATGGAGGAGTCTCAGGACATCTTCACCCTCGACCGCGATCTGACCGGTTACGACCTGATCATCCTCGGCTGGAACAACGCACTGACCACCGAGGATCTGTCGGACTCCCAGGAGGATCACCTGCTGGCGGCCGTTGAGGCAGGCACCGGGGTGGCGGCCTGGCACGGTGCGGCGGCCGCGTTCCGGTCGAGCCTGCGGTATCACCTGATGCTCGGTGGCGACTTTCTCGCCCATCCCGCCGGCGAGGGATATCCGCAGCCCTACGACGTGACGATCACCGATCGCGAGCACGATGTGACCAACGGGGTCAACGACTTTCCCGTCGCGTCCGAGCAGTACTACATGAGCGTCGACCCCAACAACACGGTCCTCGCCGAAACCACGTTCAGCGGTGAGCATTTCGCGTGGCTGGACGGCCTGACGAGCCCGGTGGCCTGGGTGCGGCAGTGGGGACAGGGGCGCGTCTTCTACCACTCCGTCGGCCACGCGCCGCAGGACCTGGCCGGCGACGACGTCCGTCGGCTCACCAAACAGGGCATCGCTTGGGCGGCGCGGCAGTAG